Part of the Brachyhypopomus gauderio isolate BG-103 chromosome 17, BGAUD_0.2, whole genome shotgun sequence genome, TTTGTGTAGGATCGTTTAATGGGACAGAGAACTGAGAAGCTGAAGCTGCAGACTGACCTGCAGAAGCTCCAGAGCTACCGTACTCACATGGAGTCGTTTAAAGGCCACCTGGAGAAGAAGGCTGCAGGCCTGTCTGAGGAGCTGGAGGCCACTGGTACGAGCTTCTCGACTGTATCTAGTGTGCAGCAGACGGGCAAGACCGTTCTTCTGCAGTGTCAAACCTGTGCTCAGTGTTGGAGTGCTTGGAAAGGTCAAAACATACTGTAGTGTGTCCctgaataatgtgtgtgtgtgtgtgtgtgtgtgtgtgtgtgtgtagacattCAATTAGAGGGTCTGAAACAGGAACAGGCCAGACTACAGCACATACTGTTGAATCAGAAATTCACTCCCGCCGACATCGAGCGCATCAACAGGGAGAGGAACGAGTTGCGGCAAACCGTCAACAGTCTGAGCCACAGTCTGGAGGAGGCGCAGCAGCTGGTGTGGAATGAGGAGATAGACATGTTGAAGACCATAGAGAGGGTGAGTAGCCTCTTCTCCCTGCACTGCTGTAACCTAGCCTGATGTGTGCTGCCTTATAAAAATGCCCCGCGACTTTTGTCATGACCAGTTGAGGATGGGTTTACACGCGTCAGTCACTGCACCAGGAATCTGAATAACAATAACACCTGTGTGCTGGTACTTTTATCCCTGTAAATATTCTAAATGACAAATCTTTCTTCCCTTAAACTTTTTGCTGTTAATCATGGCTTCTGCACTCAGCCGTTATCTTCTGTTTAAGTACAGCTACTCTTGTTTAATGTGTTGTCAGTGAGTACCTGAAGTTAAAGGTTTTGCGCAAAATAGTTCTTGATAGGAGAGTTGGCAGGATACtaatttcacacacactccctctccacgctacacatcccacacacattGGGCACTAAGTGAACAGAAAGTTCCTTCTGTTCTATGAGTCTTTCTTCATTCAATCTCTGCTTAAAACCAGTAGAAATGTGATCTGATAATACTGATATCAACCTGATTCTGATGTGTGGTATCTGATTGGAGCCATCTCCACTCTATAGCCCATTGCTTCAGAAAAGTAAACAGAATAAAGTAGTATTTCATTATCTTTCACTAATTGGATCAGAGGCTGCTCAGTTTAAATAGTTTAAACTGATTTAACATTAGgctttaatttagttttagtttaggtTCTCTTTGTAAACCAATGAAATAATTCTCCCTGAATATTGTCCATAGGCCGAGGTGAAACTTGCAGAGTATCACAAGCTGGCACGCATGCTCAAACTCATCCCGCAGTCGGCTGAGAACGCCTGTGGTCATGACTTTGAGATCAGAACTGTAGGTGACTACGGCCTAACCACTGCCACTCAGATCCGAGCACAGATACAGGTATGACCGAGCTGGCCACCACAACAAACCCACATACAAAAAAATTCAGGTTGGCACTTTGCTCTTGGTATGAATTTGTTGTTTAAGATCCAGTGTTTGTCTGTAGAATCCTCTCAAGAACATGCTCTTGGATGTAGAGGAGGAGTTCAGCAGTCTGGCCAATATGAAGCTAAGCCTGGAGGAGACGGTAGAGCAGGTATAACAGATTTCTTACTCTCACTGATATTGTAGGTGTCATCTATTCATCCCCTGCTCCCCTACTAATAACTTGCTAATCACTCTGAGAAACGTGTAGAGATACAACCTCTTGTGACTTTCTGCAGGTTAAGTCCAACATTTCAGAGAAGGTGAATGACATAAAACAGCTGAAGGAGCAGATCCGCAGGCTAGACCTGCAGCTGGAACACGACATGCAGGTGTGTCACTCCGGTCTGGGCCTTTAATGAACCAGCTCTGTATACATAtaacataaacaaaacaaacgtccATTAAATATTCTGATCTATAcactagagctgggcgatatggccctccaaaaaaatcttcgattaattttttttttaatccgattttcgattttaatagatttattttcctctactaaaaaactacagatgataaaggaatggtaaaaaaaagttttaatttatttttcacttaaatttcccctttggggttaaagtgcaagcagaaacaaattgtaaacaagtgagaacattcagtaacttttagaaggttttctccaacatactttaagcattgacacaatgcaacctcaaacttaaaataaataaataaaacacaccctcaaaaaataaatagatataaataatttggtgccctttaataaaatggaaaacaaatacaattgaacaattcttgcatgttgtactgacagtcacgctgtctacattctgattaagaacagggctcccctcactttagcctaaattccagcacttttcaaacctgaaacacaatgtaacattaaaattcgtcaggtaaatgttccttccactgtttctttatactaccacagtttatactttatactacaatagttgccaggttcgcgttttcacgccaaattgggcttgtttggaaaatccagccgcgggtaaaaattatggggtcgcggggtgcggttttttggtctacttttgagttgggctaccgcaggagttacaagtcaacactaataatggatcgcgatataatacttaatttgtctccattttacacactcgcgaggtgcccggagccgcgcgctacggtcactcgcgaaagtataatccattgaagcgggttcggtgaccgaggcagaaactgcttaatccaaaatatcccgcggagggaaactttattgacagcgcaactgaatagcactcttcgctctctccctctatcggtttcaaacaccttacagcgaggacttgtttggtctacatctgacgccgcaaaaccgaaccaactccagatcacggagctagttgctcttttcttggacacaagttccgccgtcatgtttgtgtgtgtgtgttttgagggtggatgggtgggaggtgctaaactcactgaactacgggagcccacagtgcagcgtcggtggtgaaaattaaatctcagaaaatcgattttcttaaaaacacatcgtccttaactgtaaattcgaattaatagataatatcgattaatcgcccagctctactaTACACATTGGTCTGTATGCGCTTGCTGTTTAAGTTCAGCAGTTCCACTAACGTCTATGTTTGTGGTGACGGAGATCCAAGTAAAACCTCATAATATggatattatatacacacacataattatGTATtgcgcatgcatacacacacgcgcacacacacacacacacacactcgtaaacATGAAGTAGTTTAAGCACTGAATTATGGTTTGAGTAGGAGATGGCACATGAGGAAGAAAAGTGGGCTGCAGATGTGGATGCTGCAGAGAGCCACAAGAAGCTCCTAGAGAAGAAGGTCATGGACGGTTATGAAGAGGCTGAAGAACAACTGAAAGCAGCCCAGCAAAAGTGAGAGCCCAGCAAACGCCCTCCTCCTACTGGCCTCTCAGCTACTGTAGTACCACTTTCTCACCAGTGAGAAAAACGGAGAAATTGAGTCATCCATGTTTCTCTCCGCCAGGTATCACCTTGTTCTTCAAGAAACGAAAGAGGAGAGTAGGATGGTGGCAAACAGCCTGACAAACATCTACAGCGCTGCAGCTAACCACCTTGTTATAGTTGAGGTAAGACAGAACTTTGCGTTCATGATCATCAGGTGTGTTTACCTCAGCCTGGCACTGAACCTTGTGTGAAGGTCAGGATAATCACAGCAAAGCCAAAAAAATCAATGTTGAGTTACCAACGGTGGTGGACGAGGTACACAAACCACGTATttgagttaaagtacagatacccaatgtaaaacattactccagtacaagtcCTAATGTCAGGCTTATGttaacatacacaaagaaacTTTTTGCTGCAAGATACTGTTAGATTTTTCATCAAAGAGAATGACCAGTTGGCCTATAAAAACAAACCTCTACGTGTTTCCTTCGTTTGGATTGGGAATTCTTATAACAACACATCTTATGTGACTGAGGCAGACAGAGAAGGCACTTGGAAACGAAGGAGTCATCTTTCTTTTCGCCTAATTCAAATATTTCTCTCAGATAAGACCATGGGTTTTGTGACGACTTACAATTTCTTCAATTTTTATGTAGAGATATTTATGTATAGACATGTGTAGAGAGAAAATTACGTTGCTTTGTTTTCGTTGAACCAAACCCTGATTGGTGTGCACACTTCGTGCTTCTTTTGTTCTGGtgttacatgtttttttttttttttttttacctaacaCACACCAGAAGAATTGACAGATTTCGCATAATGTACTGGAgtaaaaagttaaatatttgaCTTTGAAATATAGTGGAGTTAAAGTAGAAAGTTTCAAACATGGAATTACTTGAATTATTTGTTGAACTTTTTACTCCAGTACATAATGCGAAATCTGTCAATTCTTCTGATGTGTGTtagttaaaaaaaacacacacaaacaatttgCTTAAGTGCAGtaatgaattacatttacttagttactgtccaccactggttACCAAAATGTTGCATGAGTAAGTATTTGTAAGGCGCTGCTGGTTTGTGAATTTTCTACATTTCTACttttgtgtgtatatttatttcCAGGTTCACAAAATGTTTtacaaaatgtttatgtaaCTTTCAGAAACTTTGCAGCGACCAAGTTAAAAAGATGGACAAGATGAGTGAAATTATTCACGAAGACCAAACAGTTCTCCAACAACTGAAGGAAATGATAGACAACTTTGTTGCTAGAGcaaataacatttgtttttAAACCTTGAACGACCTAGTTGAGCCCCATTTTTTGTAAATAGTTTTGTATTGCATTACTAATTACCTGTGTCAGCCTTAGAAGTATTAAATAAGCAATGTACTTGTactgtttttttatataaatatatgccCTTTGTTTGATAGGAATAAAAAGCTTTGTTCTTTCTGATTTCTAACTTGTTACTGTTTTTATACGTTCATTCAAACACTGCTAACTGTCAGTTATGCATGCATTACTGAAAGGGATACATTTGACAGAAAATTACTTTCCAGAAACTGATAAATTAACACTAAAGGTGGAAATGTGTATGCCAACCATGCACAGTTATGTTCCAGTGTACCCAAATATGCCTTTAGAAACGGCAAAGCTTAACAAGCACAAGTTTATGGCTGAACATAAACGTAATATAGCAGCAACATTGCCCCATAGCaagttttttgggctacttgtGAATTGCCTTTAATGAATTGCTATACCTCTTTTGGCCTCTGATGTGGACCAACTCCCCGCCTACATTGCATTTCAGTCCGTCTCTCCGCCCTAGCGGTTTCGCTCGGTCATGTAAGGACTATAGTTGGTTACAGTAAGTACTAAAGTACAAAATAAGGGTCATCATTACATTTCAATCTATTTTTATTGCCGCTTCGTTAGACGTGGATATCTATCAAATGAACAACGGGTGACTTGAATATCCATGAATTAGCAAATTTTGCATTTTTAACTACGTGTTAAAACGCCCATTATTTAAGTACTATTTTGAAGAATTCATTTCTGAATTCAGCGATTCGGTTCTTTTAGGCGTACTTTTCTTTGAAGGCAAATAAAATGATAATATTGCATGCAAAACAACGGAGTACGGTAGGATTCGTATACGAAGAGTAAACACATGTATTAAGAATTTGTAGTCCGGGCAAAAATCAGACGAGGCGTACACATTACAGTGGCGAATATAACACGGAGTTCGTGTGTTCAGTCAGAGTCGGTTCGGTCAATACGTTCATATACGAGTCGATTAAGAGTCACGACACGAACCGACTCCCAACGTCGGCTGCTCCGTGTAGGGAGATATCCTCTCGCTATTAGTTTTACTCGGAAACAGGACAAAATAACAGCGGTTATTTTAGTAGTGATGAACACATATCGCTTGCCATAAGTGATTTTTACACAGTAATATTAACGTCGCACACCGGTTCTAATGGGGGAGTAAGAGCGCACTCGAGCAGCTAGCTAGCGTTAGCCGAGTAAGTTAGCCAGGCAGCGTAGTCAAGTTCGCTAACGTGCGCGAGCTGGTTAGCTTAGCAACGCAAACTTTTGGCCGTTGACGTGAGGACGAGCGAGTCATGGAGTTGTGTGTATGGCAGCTAGACGGCTAAGTTCTTATGAAGCAGAACAGGCAAACAACTTTTATACTTTAGTGCTTATATGTAGTTTAACTTCATTTAATGACAAACGCGTGTATATACGTATATTTTTTGTGGCGAGAACAGAATGAACCCTTTAACCGTCTGATGCATagcctagctagctagttagttaACTAGCAAGAATCTATTACTGATCCCTAGCTGGCGCGTTGACAAGTGGATTGTTGTGTTAGATTGCGTTTTTACCTTTTAGCTAGATAGTATGCAATCATACTGTTATCTTCAGTAAGGACAGATTGCTAGCTAATTTTATCATTGCTCCTCGTTACTGATAACTAGACAACAGAAAATGTCATTGGAGGATTATGAGAGGCACTACGCCTCGCTGTCGGACTCGGGGTGCGAGTCTGTGGGTGTCCCATCATCGGGGGTGTCGTacggaggagaagaggagaagctACATTACATCCCCATTCGGGTCTTGGGTAAAGGAGCTTTTGGGGAAGCCACCTTGTACAGGCGCACCGAGGTAGGCTGTGTGTGGACCTGCCGTAACACGCCTCCGTCCTGGTTTGTTcagtacacacagacacgtccGTTTCATTCGGGTTTAGTGTGGAATGGGGTGATATTTTGTGTAATATTACATGTTTCGGTGGAGTGGTATGAATGTTGAATACGTTATTTCACACCGTGGCTAATCTACGCGGAGGCCACGCCCCTCTCCTGCTTTCACACTTGAGTCTGAGATGCCAAAGTTTTGCTATAAGTCAAGCCAGGTGCGTTCTGAGGGTTTCTGTCGTTTTCAGGATAATTCTTTGGTGGTGTGGAAGGAGATCGATTTGAACTGTCTGTCGGATAAAAAGCGCAGAGATGTCATGAATGAAATCAGCATACTGTCCATTCTCCAGCATAACAACATCATAGCTTATTTCAATCATTTTATGGACAAGAACACCCTGCTGATTGAGCTGGAATACTGCAATGGTTAGAAATCTTATATATATTTGCATGTTGATGCTTAGTTAAAATACAACAATAAAGACATCATGCAAgaatatctatttatttattttctaggTGGAAATCTTTATGACAAAATTAACCAACAGAAAGGACAGCTCTTCACACAGGAGGtactttttaaaaacttttgGCAAAACAGTTTACTTAAATTGCAGTGTTTAATTCTCTATAACTTATGTTATATATGCAGGAAAATGTACAATACTCTCATCTCTCAATACCCTCCACCAGGTTGTTATATGGTATTTGTACCAGATTGCTTCAGCTGTGGCTCACATTCATAAAGCTGGTGTCCTCCACAGGTAAGAAGACACATTTCTGAAATTTGTTAATACTCCATAATAAGGCATGTTAACATACCCTTTCATCATAAGTCAAactaatttaaaaacaaaacctgATACTTAAATCTCTTGTTTATTCTTGCTCTAAAGGGACATCAAAACATTGAATATCTTCCTTACTAAAACAAACTTGATAAAGTTAGGAGACTATGGTTTGGCCAAGAAACTGGGCTCTGAGTATTCGATGGCTGAAACGGTAGGTGAATTCTGCTGCTGTGTATTTCACAGTGAAATGCTTTATGAAAATTATGTTCTGTTTGAAACAGGTTGCCTAGATATGATATAGACTAGGATGTCTATACCTAAGTGTTAGCCTAATaagctttttttccccctttttcATGAGAATGGAACATTAGCACTCAAATCAATCTAAAGCATGCACGGCTTATCCTCACAATGTGACATAGTTTTCACCCAACCTATAAAATTATACTAATTATTATTGTAATTATTATTAGATCTGTTCTTTCTAATTGTTAAATTATTTTTGTCAATATGTTTATTTTTGATCAATGAAGAAAACATTGCTTGTACTGCTTTTTAAAACTGTATTACATTTAGTCATTGTTAGGGTTTCTATCAGTGGCCGTGTAAATTTTTTATGGTTTCAAACATGAGTCATGCGGCTGGATTAGTTCTAAATTGAAATTTCAGTGCACTCAGAGTGCATGATACAGTGTTGGCACAGAGTAGCTGCTGGCACTTCTAGTTGCCTGAAATCACAGAGTCGATTTACAACTGATTAAAGAAATGTTTCAGTGAAAAATCAAATGTACCACATGGCTGTAATATAGTCAAGATGCGATGATTGTAGCATGGAGTGTACAAGATGGCCCTAAACTTGGTGGGCATAATCTTTCTTTACATTCTTAGCTATGAATGAAACAGGCGTTGACTGAATACATTGGGGATAAGTGGCAAATTGTGTAGTTTTGttagttttctttcttttttgtctgGTTACTCCTTTAACCTTTTTTGAACTATTTAATATTAGTTTCTTGGTACACATGGTGTAGTTTGGTAGTTAGCTTAGTCTGGTTTCctggtatgtatgtatgtatgtatgcatgtatatataattcttttttgttttgttgcattGCAGTGTGTAGGTACCCCATACTACATGTCCCCTGAGCTTTGTCAAGGGGAGAAGTACAACTTTAAATCAGACATCTGGGCCATgggttgtgtgttgtttgagcTGCTGACCCTCACCAGAACGTTTGATGCAACGGTATTCATCTGAGATCTTCTTATGTTTACAATGCAAAAATCTCTATAAAGATTAATACATTGTCCTCTTCTTCTTTCTGGTCAGTTTAAGCGCTTTTTCTGCAGTAGGACGTTCTCAGAAACATTTTCTTTATGAAAAATTCCTGTTCTCAGAAAGTTGCTTCCTAGATTTTAATTCTCATTACTGTATAGTTAAGGCATTGTTCTTTCTTCCTTTAAACGTTTAGCCAACAGGTTATTAGTTCAAGACTTTTTGatattgttaataataaaaGAGGCATCCCTCATTGTACATTTGAACTCTCCAGAATCCTCTGAACTTGTGTGTGAAGATTGTCCAGGGCAACTGGACCATGGAGGTGAACTCAGATGTTTATTCACCTGAGCTCATCAAAATTGTCTATTCATGCTTATATCAAGTGAGTACACGCACACATCTAAGCAGGTCTTTTATTCACCTCATTTCTAATATTTGattattttgtattattatCTTAATGCATCGTCCTAAATAAGCAAATAACCCAGTCGATATATCAGCTTTAGAACATGTGTGCTTCTGTTACAGGATCCAGAGAAGAGGCCTACTGCTGACCAGATTCTCGATCAGCCAATCATCTCTTGTGTTAGACAGTCAGTATTAAAAGGGAGGGGTTGCCAATGATGTACAGTCTTAAAAAGTGAACATAATAGTTGGTTAGATAAGAAATTAATTATGTTTGTGTTTCTCCATAAattatgtattttttaaacgATTGTGTGGGCTAATCTGATGTACTTGCAACAGTAATGTAAAATCACAATGCTTGCAGTAGCTGAAAAAACTTTCATGCTTTGCAGGGATTTGGAAGAACGTGTGGCTGCACTGAATTCATCCATCAAGAAACCAAAGTATGGGGACAGATTTACCTTTGATCAGCAACACCGTTGCTAGTGTCACGTGCCTTTAACAAATTTCATCTTACATCTTTAACTGGTTAATACTGGCTGGTTTTTCCTGTGTGCCTTGCTGCTCTTTAGGTTGAGTACAGTGTCGGAGAGTTCGGTTGCTGTAGTCACCACTCGCTCAAGGGAGGTGTATTTTTGGGGAGGAGGGAAGTTCACCCCTCAGAAGCTAGATATGTTTAAGTGTGGTACCAGCGCTCAGCAGGTGTATGCAGGGGAGAACCATTTCGCTGTGGTTACTGTGGAGAAGGAGCTCTACACATGGGCTGTAAGTGCTTTAAATTTTCCCTCAGTCTGAAAATCAAACGGTAATCACACAAACGTGTTTTTTTTGTCACTGCAAGAGAATTTGACTGAATCAtgctgtttatgtgtgtttccACTCCAGAGTGTTCAAGGCGGTGCCAAGATGGTGGGTCAGCTGGGCCACGGTGATCAGGCCTCATACAGACAACCTCGCAAGGTGGAGCGTCTGCAGGGGAAAGCCATCCGGCAGGTGGCCTGCGGGGCGGACTTCACCGCTTGCGTGACTGGTAAGTGCTGATTGACTTGAGTTTGGTTTTAAAAGTGTCTGCTGCAGAGATTCTCAGTCAAGTCCCTGGGGACCCCATACACATGGTACAGATGTACTCTGTCTAGTTCCACAGATATTTTGGCCCAATAATCAAGTGTTCTGCAGCTTTTGATGATgagatggggaaaaaaaaaaacaaaagacatgtcaGTCATCTCCCCAAGGACTGGACTGTTATTGTATGCTTCATGTTTGGGGGCGGTAAAACCTGGCAAAAGTAAACATGCTTGTAAATGACCACAGTTCAGCTTCATTGTTAAACTATTAAAGATTCTGGGATgcttatatgtatgtatgtgtaatgtgtacttttaatgttttctcccagATGAAGACCAAATGTATATGTTTGGCTCAGACTATTACGGCTGTATTGGTGTGGAGAATGAGAAGGGCATGGAGGTTCTAGAGCCCGTTCTGCTGGAGTTCTTTGAGGAGCGGCCAGTGCAACAGGTGTCCTGCGGAGACAATCACGTTGTAGTGCTGACTCACAAAGGAGACATCTATTCCTGGGGCTGTGGAGAGCATGGTGGGCCCCACAGATCTTCACAGTACCACAAAGCCGGGGATCAGGGATTGTAGTAGTGTGTTAAAGAGAACATGAGTTTATTGACTGGAGGCAATGTGCCTTTGTGCAGGTAGACTTGGCTTAGACTGTGAGGATGACTTCTCCTCTCCTATGCTAGTAAGTATAGAATACTGGATTGACCCTTCAATTAGCGCACTTTTATGGGCTTGCCTGTTTGTTAATCACTAGTGTTATCTTTATTCattaatattgtcattttactAATAACTGTAGTAAACGTTTGAGCATAATGTTTTTCATGTTATAAGTGATTCACTGGACAACCTTGACCTTAACTGCTTGTCAAGATGATGTTTGTAATTTGTAGAGATTCAGAAGCTAATGTGATGACTCATTGCttatttctcttatttcatATAGTTTATTTCTCAAAATAAAATTGTGTTATAGGAGTGTCCTGATTGGAGTTGTTTTAGTTTGCCTGTCTTTTGTGATCTATATTATCTGTGTCCATCGTATTTGGGTTCTCTAGGTGGAAGTGCCCAAGGGCGCCAGCATTGATTCTGTGTACTGTGGCAGCGATGGAACATTCTTCCTTACAGAGTCTGGGAGAGTTTTGGCCTGTGGAAACAATGAACAGAACAAGCTAGGTCTCAATCAGAGCTTCAGCGGTATCAAAAATCACCCAGGGGAGGTATGGAACATGCTACAAACTACAAACCCTATGTATGTAGTGTCTGTTCCCATGCTAATGTGACATGTTGCAAATAAAAATGTCTGTGGATTAGGGTTATCAGGAGATCCCATACACCACAACCCTGACTTTAGTAAAACAGCTCGCCCGCTTTAAGATTCAAGTCATTGCTCCTGGGAAGACCCATACAGCAGCCATTGATGGTACAGTATTTGTTCTATTTACTTGTATCTCTTAtaacatgaataaataaaagaaagttAATATAAAGCCTTTATTTGatttataaattatttattgttaCACATTTATTGATTCATCTTTACtatttgttctgttttttttctgtgtggtTTTTCTTTTAATTTCCTGGCTGTGTGTACAAACAGAAAGGGGACGTTTGATGACCTTCGGCTGTAATAAGTATGGCCAGCTGGGTGTGAAGGATTTTAAGAAACACCTGGGGGTTCAGCTTCTTCTGGGCCCCTTTGGAGGGAAAGCTGTGTCCAAAGTGTCTTGCGGGGATGGCTTCACCATTGCTGCCACAGAGGGTCAGTGCAATTGGGGAATATCTGTGCTGCTGGAGACATGCAGATCTGTTTGTTTATCggtttgtttattcttttaatgTGTTTTTGACATGGCTTCTGTCTTCCCATCAGATAATCAAATCTTTGCATGGGGAAATGCAGGAAACGGGCGATTGGGCATGCCTGCTGATCGGGGGTTTGGCTCTGAGGTTTGTCCTGCTCTGCCTCGGCCCATATTTGGCTCTCTACACCACGTGCCTGACCTGTCCTGTAGGGGCTGGCACACCATCCTCATCATGGGTAATCCACCCAGCAGCATCTCTTACATCCCTTTATTTGGAACTTTTGCTTTCTAGTAACGTGGTTGGTATAGAGCTACAGCTGGCAGGTACGCTGCTTAACAGATTTGCTTCTGTTTTTCACAGAAAAGGTGCTTGATTGCAAAACTATTCGCTCAAACAGTAGTGGACTGTCAATTGGAAGTGGTGAGAGAAATTTGCTTTGATACTATTATTacactgcttaaaaaaatattgtcaCACTCACAATGAACGaaagatacattttcaaaatcttcaagTACTTCATTGAGAACAAAATTACATAACGAAGGTGAGGGGAGACCAAAACCATCAACCCACTGAGGGATGGATTCAAaaccacagttttaaaaagcatCTGGGGGTCTGGGGGATGTGAGGACCAGTCAGAGGCATGTCATCCAGAACCTGTCTCCTGAGTCTAGCCACCAAGGTCCACTGCACCAGCCTGAAACATGGAGCTCTAGCAGTGTTCCTCCTGTTCCTCTTCACACACGTCCTTCTCCAGTCCTTCCAGCTCTCCATGTGTAATAGCCCATGTCCTGGTATCTCCTTCATGCTCTCGAGATGGAGACCTTATGACGGCACTTATAGATGTGTCCTTCTGGAGGACCTGGACTGTCCGTGAATGGGCTGCATCTACTGCTTCATGCTTGCAGCAGTGACAAGGACACTAGCAAAACCCAAAAATACAGTACTGTAGAGAAGAATCAGTcagggaggatgaggagagagtCAATGTGCCCACCGCCTGTAAGCCCTTGCTGTGGTGAAGCTGATTCCCAATCACTTATGCTTCCTAACTGGAGATATAGATACCCCTGAAATTTAACTGATTTGTGATGATTAAGTATTCCCTTAATTTCTTTGAGCAGTGTACATTCCATTTATAAATTGTTAATTCATTTCATATGCTGGTTCTGCATGTGGTTTATATTGTGTTTGTCAAACATGTGTTCTCCATAAGGCATAGGTCATACCTCCAGCTCCTCTGTGGAACTGGACATTGAGCCTGGCACAGACTCAGAATTACGAGATGGTATTATGGGAGGCACCGTTGAGGCCGACATGGAGGAAGGTTGTCCAGAGACTCCCTTGTTCATGATGGAGAGCAAAACCAGTGAGAGCTCTTGCCCGTCCTGGCTTCGTAAGGTGTGCCACTTGCACGATAAAACATTTCCCCACAAAACAGGCAGGATGCCCATAGGCCAATCATGGTTTCACCTTCTCCCATCCCTCCTCAGGAGCTGCTGGATGCAGAATTCATCCCCATGCCTGAGGGCTCCAGAGATTCTATGTCTAGCCCTCTGGCTGCCTCCTTCCCAG contains:
- the ndc80 gene encoding kinetochore protein NDC80 homolog isoform X1, whose translation is MFLLNVIRLYCTCTFKMSRRPSSRYSEMPLRVTDSRMSLVNATPQSKDSVFGKLNIPKPQSSTSERRTSFFGKGAGTGGQRNSMFGSYGGPEKMKDPRPLHDKAFVQQCIKQLCEFLGDHGFPGTVSVKALQSPSTKEFLKIFEFIYSLLDPTFQMPTSKIEEEIPRMLKDLGYLFPLSKSSMYSIGAPHTWPQALGALVWLIDAVRIFSTLRGQDLLFADFSDDFSELEEGVEYNKLFLDYCSKTYNKFMQGADTFEDEDANYLSHLKRLYNVDEALLESQKEKHKVLMDELERLEKESHTDRLMGQRTEKLKLQTDLQKLQSYRTHMESFKGHLEKKAAGLSEELEATDIQLEGLKQEQARLQHILLNQKFTPADIERINRERNELRQTVNSLSHSLEEAQQLVWNEEIDMLKTIERAEVKLAEYHKLARMLKLIPQSAENACGHDFEIRTVGDYGLTTATQIRAQIQNPLKNMLLDVEEEFSSLANMKLSLEETVEQVKSNISEKVNDIKQLKEQIRRLDLQLEHDMQEMAHEEEKWAADVDAAESHKKLLEKKVMDGYEEAEEQLKAAQQKYHLVLQETKEESRMVANSLTNIYSAAANHLVIVEKLCSDQVKKMDKMSEIIHEDQTVLQQLKEMIDNFVARANNICF
- the ndc80 gene encoding kinetochore protein NDC80 homolog isoform X2, which translates into the protein MSRRPSSRYSEMPLRVTDSRMSLVNATPQSKDSVFGKLNIPKPQSSTSERRTSFFGKGAGTGGQRNSMFGSYGGPEKMKDPRPLHDKAFVQQCIKQLCEFLGDHGFPGTVSVKALQSPSTKEFLKIFEFIYSLLDPTFQMPTSKIEEEIPRMLKDLGYLFPLSKSSMYSIGAPHTWPQALGALVWLIDAVRIFSTLRGQDLLFADFSDDFSELEEGVEYNKLFLDYCSKTYNKFMQGADTFEDEDANYLSHLKRLYNVDEALLESQKEKHKVLMDELERLEKESHTDRLMGQRTEKLKLQTDLQKLQSYRTHMESFKGHLEKKAAGLSEELEATDIQLEGLKQEQARLQHILLNQKFTPADIERINRERNELRQTVNSLSHSLEEAQQLVWNEEIDMLKTIERAEVKLAEYHKLARMLKLIPQSAENACGHDFEIRTVGDYGLTTATQIRAQIQNPLKNMLLDVEEEFSSLANMKLSLEETVEQVKSNISEKVNDIKQLKEQIRRLDLQLEHDMQEMAHEEEKWAADVDAAESHKKLLEKKVMDGYEEAEEQLKAAQQKYHLVLQETKEESRMVANSLTNIYSAAANHLVIVEKLCSDQVKKMDKMSEIIHEDQTVLQQLKEMIDNFVARANNICF